The following proteins come from a genomic window of Brevibacillus antibioticus:
- a CDS encoding sigma-70 family RNA polymerase sigma factor — protein MNKKLGLVARAKTGDSEAFQMLMHQEKANLYKMAFVYTRNEEDALEVFQETVYKALISISTVKDDQYFTTWLTRILINTAIAYLAKKRKVISLSKDMIENMRDTEGVRLEERIDLLEAMEELEEKYVTVLLLRFYKDYSVKQIAALLDCPEGTVKTNIHRGLTLLRKKLKGEYFNERKNSCL, from the coding sequence TTGAACAAAAAGCTGGGTCTCGTTGCACGCGCCAAGACCGGTGATTCAGAGGCATTCCAAATGCTCATGCATCAGGAAAAAGCAAATCTGTACAAGATGGCTTTCGTGTACACGCGCAACGAAGAGGATGCGCTGGAGGTTTTTCAGGAAACAGTCTATAAGGCCTTGATATCCATTTCAACCGTAAAGGACGATCAATATTTTACGACATGGCTGACGCGAATTTTGATCAACACGGCGATTGCCTATTTGGCTAAAAAGCGAAAGGTCATTTCGCTAAGTAAAGACATGATCGAAAATATGCGAGATACAGAAGGTGTAAGGCTGGAAGAACGAATAGACCTTTTGGAAGCAATGGAAGAGCTCGAAGAAAAGTATGTAACGGTTCTCTTGCTACGATTTTATAAGGACTATTCTGTAAAGCAAATCGCAGCCTTGCTAGATTGCCCGGAAGGCACCGTGAAAACGAACATACACAGAGGGCTAACTCTATTAAGGAAGAAGCTGAAAGGGGAGTATTTCAATGAGAGAAAAAATTCATGCCTATAA